Proteins encoded by one window of Amaranthus tricolor cultivar Red isolate AtriRed21 chromosome 4, ASM2621246v1, whole genome shotgun sequence:
- the LOC130810996 gene encoding probable beta-1,4-xylosyltransferase IRX9H, with protein sequence MASIRRTLSPAHQDRSHQNGSLNNNSAFHKPSNSNLFVKFRRFFAELLLLRNSRRAQPYSWKRHFYRCVLCFLIGILLGILPFGQIEDVRTHDFSFEVKPQLQQETFRSEEESMEQMKDIEVKFDAVLAEKFDHKSKKLLIVVTPTYNRILQAYYLNRLSQVLKLVNPPMLWIVVEMGAQSSETAAILRNSGVMYRHLVCHKNLTNIKDRGVEQRNTALEHIETHKLDGIVYFADDDNIYSLELFERTRLISRFGTWPVAMLAQNKNKATLEGPICNGSNIIGWHTNEKSKRLRRFHVDMSGFAFNSTILWDPKRWKRPFSNPIRQLDSVKEGFQETTFIEQVVAEESQMEGVPVGCGKVMNWHLHLDARGVAYPRGWVVQKNLDAVLSIN encoded by the exons ATGGCATCAATTCGACGAACTCTGTCTCCTGCGCATCAAGATCGATCACACCAAAATGGATCACTGAACAATAATTCAGCATTTCACAAACCTTCAAATTCGAATTTATTCGTAAAATTCCGACGATTTTTCGCCGAATTACTTCTCCTCCGAAATTCGCGACGAGCACAGCCATACTCATGGAAGAGACATTTCTATCGTTGTGTACTTTGCTTCCTCATCGgaattttgttaggtattttaCCGTTTGGTCAGATTGAAGATGTTAGAACTCATGATTTTTCGTTTGAAGTGAAACCTCAACTTCAGCAAGAAACATTCAGAAGTGAAGAAGAATCAATGGAACAGATGAAGGATATTGAGGTAAAGTTTGATGCGGTATTAGCAGAGAAATTTGATCATAAATCTAAGAAACTATTGATTGTTGTTACTCCAACTTATAATAGAATACTTCAAGCTTACTATCTGAATAGATTGAGTCAAGTATTGAAGCTCGTAAATCCGCCAATGCTGTGGATTGTGGTGGAAATGGGTGCGCAATCGTCGGAAACTGCAGCGATTTTGAGGAATAGTGGAGTGATGTATCGGCATTTGGTTTGTCACAAGAATTTGACGAATATTAAAGATAGAGGTGTTGAGCAAAGGAATACTGCTCTTGAACATATTGAAACTCATAAACTTGATGGCATTGTTTACTTTGCTGATGATGATAATATATACTCTTTGGAACTCTTTGAAAGAACCAGACTTATAag TCGTTTTGGCACGTGGCCTGTTGCAATGCTggcacaaaacaaaaataaggcAACACTTGAAGGTCCAATATGCAATGGAAGTAACATAATTGGATGGCACACAAATGAGAAAAGTAAGAGACTTCGGAGATTTCATGTTGATATGTCTGGATTTGCATTTAATAGTACTATCTTGTGGGATCCAAAGAGGTGGAAACGTCCCTTTTCGAATCCGATAAGGCAGTTGGACTCTGTGAAGGAGGGTTTCCAG GAGACAACATTTATAGAACAAGTGGTTGCAGAAGAAAGTCAAATGGAAGGTGTGCCTGTTGGCTGTGGGAAGGTTATGAACTGGCATCTCCACTTGGATGCTCGGGGGGTTGCATATCCAAGAGGGTGGGTGGTTCAGAAGAACCTAGATGCTGTGCTGTCCATTAATTAA
- the LOC130810954 gene encoding probable leucine-rich repeat receptor-like protein kinase At1g35710 — translation MLSKSCIFPKKTVISCADYYLEIKSSYRSVCLLSSGAGESTSPHFLLFLSRLRLLHGVYGCLIVCHWHCARDIGVGTAVAASLRLLMCAVCNWTGISCNNLNSISIINSSNQDLTGDLTNFSFSDFPNLSFLILDTNNLSGQIPVTIGNLSKLTQLDISNNYFESYIPSEIGQLSQLVNLNLSINNIADIIPPEISNLRKLRTLDLGTNYLETPNNWSKFNSMPVWTHLNFGYNELTGEFPSFIFGCKNLTYLDLSINHLIGLIPESLFSNLPNLKYLDLSVNLFNGSISPKISNLSKLTELHLKLNMLSGSIPESIGKISGLKVIELRNNSLSGRIPSSIGQLREVQRFDVNENKLNSSIPSELGLCTKLSFLALADNSLTGELPLSLTKLRKISELGLSQNNLFGEISPYFLTNWTELISHETLVNFPDHLRIVAIY, via the exons ATGTTATCGAAGAGTTGCATATTCCCAAAGAA AACGGTTATATCTTGTGCTGACTACTATTTGGAGATCAAAAGCAGTTACAGGAGTGTG TGTCTGCTGTCTAGTGGAGCAGGGGAGAGCACTTCACCTCATTTTCTCTTATTTCTGTCTCGTTTGAGGTTGTTACATGGTGTTTATGGATGCTTAATAGTATGCCATTGGCATTG TGCCCGTGACATTGGTGTTGGTACTGCAGTGGCTGCCTCATTGAGATTGCTTATG tgtgccgtttgcaATTGGACTGGAATTTCATGTAACAATCTTAATTCTATCTCCATCATCAATTCAAGCAATCAAGATCTTACTGGTGATCTAACCAATTTCAGTTTCAGTGATTTCCCAAATCTATCTTTTTTAATTCTTGACACCAACAATCTTTCTGGACAAATCCCGGTAACCATTGGTAATCTCTCTAAACTCACTCAATTAGATATTAGTAACAATTATTTTGAAAGCTATATTCCTTCTGAAATTGGTCAATTGTCTCAACTTGTAAATCTTAACCTGTCAATTAATAACATTGCTGATATAATTCCTCCGGAAATTAGCAATTTGAGAAAGTTAAGAACCCTAGATTTGGGTACAAATTACCTTGAAACCCCTAATAATTGGTCTAAGTTTAACTCCATGCCTGTATGGACCCACTTAAATTTTGGGTATAATGAGCTAACTGGAGAATTTCCTAGCTTCATTTTTGGGTGTAAGAATTTGACTTATCTGGATTTGTCAATCAATCATTTAATTGGGTTAATCCCAGAATCTCTATTCTCTAATCTTCCAAATCTTAAGTACCTTGATCTATCTGTGAATTTGTTCAATGGGTCAATATCACCCAAGATTTCTAATCTATCTAAACTAACTGAACTTCATTTAAAGTTGAACATGCTTTCTGGTTCAATTCCTGAGAGTATAGGTAAAATTTCTGGCCTCAAAGTCATTGAATTGCGCAATAATTCACTTTCTGGAAGAATACCTTCATCTATAGGACAACTTAGGGAGGTTCAGAGATTTGatgttaatgaaaataaattgaacTCTAGTATTCCTTCTGAACTTGGGTTATGTACTAAGCTTAGTTTTCTAGCTCTTGCTGATAATTCACTAACTGGGGAATTGCCCTTATCCTTGACTAAACTTAGAAAAATTTCAGAACTTGGATTATCACAAAACAATCTGTTTGGTGAAATTTCTCCATATTTCTTAACCAATTGGACTGAGTTGATCTCCCACGAAACTTTG GTGAACTTCCCAGATCACTTGAGGATTGTAGCAATTTATTAA